A DNA window from Nitrospira sp. contains the following coding sequences:
- a CDS encoding hypothetical protein (Evidence 4 : Unknown function but conserved in other organisms; MaGe:77308630), with protein sequence MFQEALHDIVERLAKARTQGLLEQFALIGGLAVSVWAEPRATRDIDFAVALQAGSPQSLAEVLRGTYRAGDLGDPLLGVITASSGMRERTIPVQLIFLPRRLSAVVFERMQEVTVLGCVVPVVAWESLVLLKLYAGGPRDVLDAKQICAAQAPDAGALTAVATLANRAGLSEEWEQFRFRIVTP encoded by the coding sequence ATGTTCCAAGAAGCCCTCCACGACATAGTTGAGCGACTCGCGAAGGCTCGCACTCAGGGCCTTCTCGAACAATTTGCGCTGATCGGCGGGCTTGCCGTTTCGGTGTGGGCAGAGCCGCGAGCAACTCGGGACATCGACTTTGCCGTCGCGCTGCAAGCCGGATCGCCGCAATCGCTGGCGGAGGTTCTTCGTGGGACCTATCGAGCGGGAGACCTGGGTGATCCGTTGCTCGGAGTGATTACGGCTTCTAGCGGCATGCGTGAACGGACGATTCCCGTTCAATTGATCTTTCTGCCCCGACGGCTCTCCGCGGTTGTGTTTGAACGGATGCAGGAGGTGACTGTCTTGGGTTGTGTGGTGCCTGTTGTGGCATGGGAGTCATTGGTGTTGCTGAAACTCTATGCCGGAGGGCCGCGCGATGTACTCGATGCTAAACAGATTTGCGCGGCGCAGGCGCCGGATGCCGGTGCGCTGACGGCTGTTGCGACATTGGCGAATCGGGCAGGTCTGTCGGAGGAGTGGGAGCAATTCCGGTTTCGAATCGTGACCCCATAG
- a CDS encoding Class I SAM-dependent methyltransferase (MaGe:77308625), with the protein MRSLVCELQMLLDETADQLRCSSPDVPRAVGTLALALQSLREQQSPEVWRSAIESCRAHSLCALVHQDPLTERAFRQPRGYQGDAELLDMIYERSWNGIVTSPVSQLGERVFSYTVERCAPAAVRSRCGLLASEIDRTCDRISGAHILSVACGHLRELHQCSSLQSKRIGRFVGLDQDPLSIEVVNQHFSNFRVETLTGSIKLLFGGDLGRQRFDYIYSAGLFDYLGDALAKRLIERMFRMLRPGGRLLVANFRTGIQDAGYMETFMDWSLIYRDEADMRRLCVDISEEVMCTKRVFCDEACSLVFPQLDRG; encoded by the coding sequence ATGAGAAGCCTGGTTTGTGAACTGCAGATGTTGTTGGATGAGACTGCAGATCAATTGCGTTGCTCCTCTCCAGATGTGCCCAGAGCAGTCGGAACTCTCGCTCTTGCCCTCCAATCGTTACGGGAACAGCAATCTCCTGAGGTGTGGAGATCGGCAATTGAGTCTTGTCGGGCGCATAGCTTATGCGCATTGGTACATCAGGATCCTCTTACAGAGAGAGCTTTTCGTCAGCCGCGTGGCTATCAGGGTGATGCAGAGCTGTTGGATATGATTTATGAACGATCCTGGAATGGGATCGTAACCTCACCTGTATCTCAACTAGGGGAGAGGGTTTTCTCCTACACTGTCGAGAGATGTGCCCCTGCAGCAGTCCGGTCCCGATGTGGTCTGTTAGCTAGTGAGATTGACCGTACGTGTGATCGTATTTCCGGTGCGCACATCCTATCAGTCGCCTGTGGGCATTTAAGGGAGTTGCATCAATGCAGTTCCTTGCAAAGCAAGCGCATAGGGCGATTTGTGGGATTAGACCAAGACCCTCTCAGTATTGAGGTGGTGAATCAACACTTCTCGAATTTTAGAGTTGAGACGTTAACGGGCTCTATCAAGCTCTTGTTCGGGGGTGATCTGGGAAGACAGAGGTTCGATTATATCTATTCCGCCGGCTTGTTCGACTATCTCGGAGATGCGCTAGCTAAGAGACTTATAGAGCGTATGTTCAGAATGCTTCGTCCTGGCGGTCGTCTTCTGGTGGCCAACTTTAGGACGGGAATACAGGACGCTGGATATATGGAAACGTTTATGGATTGGAGTCTAATTTACCGCGACGAAGCAGATATGAGACGGCTGTGTGTGGACATTTCTGAAGAGGTCATGTGCACCAAGCGGGTTTTTTGTGATGAGGCGTGCTCCCTAGTGTTTCCTCAGCTCGACCGTGGCTGA
- a CDS encoding hypothetical protein (Evidence 5 : Unknown function; MaGe:77308631) has translation MKPPPSYEVLEQTRRHSPLGKQLESERHAAVLKLSPEERLILAIELSDACWHLREACSKKPSTT, from the coding sequence ATGAAACCGCCTCCGTCATATGAAGTGCTGGAGCAAACCAGGCGGCACAGTCCCCTCGGCAAGCAACTGGAATCGGAGCGGCATGCGGCTGTGCTCAAGCTGTCGCCGGAGGAGCGTCTCATCTTGGCGATTGAGCTGTCCGATGCCTGCTGGCACCTGCGAGAAGCATGTTCCAAGAAGCCCTCCACGACATAG
- a CDS encoding hypothetical protein (Evidence 4 : Unknown function but conserved in other organisms; MaGe:77308623): protein MPLQWQPIELVNQIAPAPPNVGTWVRTERAQVFGGWLVRTILLKRDLVQAGPTSPSELEADTSVALAFVPDPGHA, encoded by the coding sequence ATGCCTTTACAGTGGCAGCCAATTGAACTAGTGAATCAAATCGCTCCGGCACCACCGAATGTTGGTACATGGGTGCGAACCGAGCGCGCTCAAGTGTTTGGTGGCTGGTTAGTGCGTACAATCTTGCTGAAGCGGGATCTTGTGCAAGCTGGGCCCACCTCACCGTCTGAGTTGGAGGCCGATACCAGTGTCGCATTAGCGTTCGTGCCAGATCCTGGCCATGCGTGA
- a CDS encoding hypothetical protein (Evidence 4 : Unknown function but conserved in other organisms; MaGe:77308624): MVVYRLFQGALVAITLVLSGCGMSAWELKWGSDKPHISYASLDSGKDQADKIYVWNPNNNAAYVFHKDGQDPDKKEGEVKRLPVEVTGACMASADVAKARSYEGEIKLDLGKLADDASLEQKQKVLDTVTKLSERNEAASFLNVALFHICMMAGAGKIDQSQANTLMLKAIEEAPKVTKSSVVSK, encoded by the coding sequence ATGGTGGTGTATCGTCTGTTTCAAGGCGCCCTAGTGGCAATAACACTTGTGCTCAGTGGATGCGGCATGTCTGCCTGGGAACTTAAATGGGGATCGGACAAGCCACACATTAGTTATGCCTCGCTGGACAGTGGTAAGGATCAGGCTGACAAGATCTATGTCTGGAATCCCAATAACAACGCCGCCTATGTATTTCATAAGGACGGTCAAGATCCGGACAAGAAAGAGGGGGAGGTTAAGCGTCTTCCTGTCGAGGTTACTGGAGCTTGTATGGCATCTGCCGATGTGGCCAAGGCGCGGAGTTATGAGGGGGAGATCAAGCTGGACCTGGGGAAGCTTGCGGATGATGCAAGTCTGGAGCAAAAGCAAAAGGTGTTGGATACGGTGACGAAGCTTAGTGAACGGAATGAAGCTGCCTCATTTCTAAATGTAGCCTTGTTTCATATCTGCATGATGGCAGGGGCGGGCAAGATTGATCAAAGCCAGGCGAACACTCTCATGCTCAAAGCAATTGAAGAAGCGCCAAAGGTTACTAAGTCGAGCGTGGTTTCGAAGTAA
- a CDS encoding hypothetical protein (Evidence 5 : Unknown function; MaGe:77308627), which yields MLDDVSAQSTNGTPLLQAIGGVDAVPVLLEGVTAREAEVAGLVARGLTNKEVASQLHVSARTIQTHLERIFKKLGVRSRGELAARVYLEIMRKDNE from the coding sequence ATGTTGGATGACGTGAGTGCGCAATCCACGAACGGGACGCCACTGCTGCAAGCGATTGGTGGAGTCGATGCCGTGCCGGTGCTGTTGGAGGGCGTAACCGCTCGTGAAGCGGAGGTCGCGGGGCTGGTGGCGCGGGGATTAACGAACAAAGAAGTTGCATCGCAACTCCACGTCAGTGCTCGGACGATTCAAACGCATTTGGAACGGATCTTCAAAAAACTCGGCGTCCGGTCCAGAGGCGAGCTGGCAGCGAGAGTGTACTTGGAGATCATGCGGAAAGACAATGAGTAG
- a CDS encoding Methylthioribose-1-phosphate isomerase (MaGe:77308632) → MVPTVEWNNGAVRLLDQSRLPEHVEFLDCKDYRAVADAIRELKVRGAPAIGVTAALGVALGAQAVSATEFPAFVQALVPICDHLAATRPTAVNLFWAIDRMKKKLASLSVLAVPAAKAALLAEAQAILDEDIALCKSMGRHGAELIANGQTVLTHCNAGALATAGYGTALGVIRAAWEQGKKIQVIADETRPVLQGARLTAWELMQDKIPVTLITDNMAGSLMRQGKIQLCVVGADRIAANGDVANKIGTYSVAVLAKAHGIPFYVAAPYSTIDLKTKTGADIPIEQRNSLEVTTIHGSHPVAPAGVAVYNPAFDVTPAELITGIITERGVFKPTDISTRFR, encoded by the coding sequence ATGGTCCCTACCGTCGAATGGAACAATGGCGCCGTGCGTTTGCTCGACCAGAGCCGGTTGCCCGAGCATGTCGAGTTTCTCGACTGCAAGGACTATCGGGCGGTGGCCGATGCGATTCGCGAATTGAAAGTCCGTGGAGCCCCGGCAATCGGGGTGACGGCCGCGCTGGGTGTGGCGCTTGGCGCACAGGCGGTTTCGGCGACGGAGTTCCCTGCGTTTGTGCAAGCGCTCGTGCCGATCTGCGACCATCTGGCCGCCACCAGGCCGACCGCGGTCAATCTGTTTTGGGCGATCGATCGCATGAAAAAGAAACTGGCGTCCTTGAGCGTGCTGGCGGTCCCTGCCGCGAAAGCCGCATTGCTGGCAGAGGCTCAAGCCATTCTTGATGAGGATATTGCGCTCTGCAAATCCATGGGCAGGCATGGCGCGGAGCTGATCGCGAACGGGCAGACCGTATTGACTCATTGCAACGCCGGTGCGCTGGCGACGGCGGGATATGGGACTGCCCTCGGGGTCATCCGTGCCGCGTGGGAGCAGGGGAAGAAGATTCAAGTGATTGCGGATGAAACCAGGCCGGTGTTGCAAGGCGCTAGGCTGACGGCTTGGGAACTGATGCAGGACAAGATTCCTGTCACGTTGATTACCGACAATATGGCCGGCTCGCTCATGCGGCAGGGGAAAATCCAGCTTTGCGTCGTCGGCGCCGACCGGATCGCCGCCAACGGCGACGTGGCGAATAAGATCGGCACTTATTCAGTCGCGGTACTCGCGAAGGCCCACGGCATTCCTTTTTACGTGGCCGCGCCCTATTCCACCATCGATTTGAAAACCAAGACCGGCGCGGACATTCCTATCGAGCAGCGCAATTCTCTCGAAGTCACAACCATACACGGGAGCCATCCGGTCGCACCGGCCGGCGTCGCCGTCTACAATCCCGCCTTCGACGTGACCCCAGCCGAGCTAATCACCGGCATCATCACCGAACGCGGCGTGTTTAAGCCCACAGATATCAGCACACGATTTCGGTAA
- a CDS encoding Delta(12)-fatty-acid desaturase (MaGe:77308626), translating into MEDVRASLPVDVFERSTGKALAIFVPPFVLYMTSIFLLGPTRWPVGAMAVWCALNSLLIAVLFIIGHDACHASFTSSSIVNQIVGRLAMLPSLTPFTFWELGHNRLHHGFTNLKGKDYVWTPYSYEEFQSLSPFRRALEKFYRSFWGVGAYYLIEIWWRHLVMPGADERGQLPRLKAAMDRLLVAGFLVFEVLAIFQQGTNGQESVGLVVLGLLVPFLTWNLAMGMVIYLHHTHPRVRWLQQAEERGAFCDRLPDTVHVVCPRWLGALLLNILEHPAHHIAPRIPLYNLKRAQHFLATAFPSQVITHDVSLASIRQVMAACRLYDYQCGQWLDWSGKPSLFLDGKSAGPDALVKTSCAMN; encoded by the coding sequence ATGGAAGATGTGAGGGCTAGTTTGCCGGTCGATGTGTTCGAGCGGTCGACAGGAAAAGCATTAGCTATTTTTGTTCCTCCATTCGTGCTGTACATGACTTCTATTTTCCTTCTAGGGCCAACTCGATGGCCTGTGGGTGCTATGGCTGTCTGGTGTGCTCTCAATAGTCTATTGATTGCGGTCTTATTCATTATTGGCCATGACGCATGTCACGCAAGTTTCACGTCGAGCAGTATTGTTAATCAGATCGTTGGTCGACTTGCGATGCTTCCCTCGTTAACCCCGTTCACATTCTGGGAGCTTGGGCACAATAGACTGCATCATGGCTTCACCAATCTGAAGGGGAAGGACTATGTCTGGACTCCGTACTCATATGAAGAGTTTCAATCTCTTTCTCCGTTCAGGCGTGCTCTCGAGAAGTTCTATCGATCTTTCTGGGGGGTAGGAGCCTACTACCTGATCGAAATTTGGTGGCGGCATCTGGTTATGCCAGGAGCAGATGAGCGAGGTCAGTTACCACGACTAAAAGCCGCTATGGATCGCCTTTTGGTGGCAGGATTTCTTGTCTTCGAGGTGCTGGCAATTTTTCAGCAGGGCACCAATGGGCAAGAGTCCGTGGGCTTAGTTGTGCTGGGGCTCCTTGTGCCTTTCTTGACCTGGAATCTAGCGATGGGGATGGTCATCTACCTCCATCATACACATCCACGCGTAAGATGGCTTCAGCAAGCTGAAGAACGTGGCGCCTTCTGTGATCGACTGCCCGACACAGTTCATGTTGTCTGTCCACGCTGGCTCGGCGCTCTACTGCTAAATATATTGGAACATCCCGCACACCATATCGCTCCTCGTATACCGCTATATAATCTGAAAAGAGCTCAGCATTTCCTGGCCACCGCTTTCCCTTCTCAAGTGATTACCCATGACGTAAGTTTGGCCAGCATTCGCCAGGTCATGGCTGCTTGTCGGCTCTATGACTATCAATGCGGGCAATGGCTAGATTGGTCGGGCAAGCCATCCTTGTTCCTTGATGGAAAGTCTGCTGGACCAGATGCACTTGTTAAGACTTCCTGCGCTATGAATTGA
- a CDS encoding HTH luxR-type domain-containing protein (MaGe:77308629): protein MEHLTSHDCRRVLRFLHQLYEVRPHAEFITDLVAALPTVIATDVSSYNEVDSAQRFAAYLGWPPDHPDIPDAQEILGRYAHQSPLVTFAERATTIEAHKMTDFVTQRSFRATDLFNEFYRPLQLPYNMGVKLTRSADPLIAVSLLRSRRDFSSRDIALLDVLSPHLVQAYRNATAVTRLHCRLDVGHHALAVHHEGLVSITRDRRICFSTPLGERLMARYDNDPARDQNHLPPRLARWVRRELAHRHTEDFLHRPSLAFRITGSSGVLTARLVQHHEQFLILLEETPHTSTHRYCAMWGLTARESEILEWVVQGKTNPEIGMILGISHRTVQKHLERIYIRLGVENRHAAMAVALEVLQRDRNGKSYD from the coding sequence ATGGAACATCTGACTTCCCATGACTGCCGCCGTGTGCTTCGATTCCTGCACCAGCTCTATGAGGTTCGTCCACACGCGGAGTTCATCACCGACTTGGTCGCCGCACTTCCTACCGTTATCGCGACGGACGTGAGCAGTTACAACGAAGTCGATTCCGCCCAGCGATTTGCCGCGTACCTTGGATGGCCGCCGGACCACCCGGACATTCCCGACGCCCAAGAGATTCTTGGACGTTATGCGCACCAAAGCCCGCTGGTCACTTTTGCCGAACGCGCAACAACCATCGAGGCGCATAAGATGACCGACTTCGTTACTCAACGGTCGTTTCGCGCCACCGACCTTTTCAACGAGTTCTATCGCCCCCTGCAGCTCCCCTACAATATGGGTGTGAAGCTCACCAGAAGCGCCGATCCGCTGATCGCTGTCAGCCTGCTTCGTTCGCGCCGGGACTTCTCGTCACGCGACATTGCGCTCCTCGACGTCCTGAGCCCGCATCTTGTCCAAGCCTACCGAAATGCCACGGCAGTGACTCGGCTGCACTGCCGGCTGGATGTGGGACACCATGCTCTCGCGGTTCATCATGAAGGCCTCGTATCCATTACGCGGGATAGACGCATTTGTTTTTCCACTCCCTTAGGCGAGCGCCTGATGGCGAGATATGACAATGATCCTGCCCGCGATCAAAATCATCTCCCCCCACGTCTGGCTCGATGGGTTCGCCGGGAATTGGCCCACCGTCACACTGAGGATTTTCTTCACCGGCCAAGCTTGGCTTTCCGGATCACCGGCTCATCCGGAGTCCTGACAGCGAGACTCGTACAACATCACGAGCAGTTCCTTATCCTACTTGAAGAAACACCACACACCTCCACGCATCGATACTGCGCGATGTGGGGACTCACGGCCCGCGAATCAGAGATTCTTGAGTGGGTCGTTCAAGGCAAGACGAATCCGGAGATCGGCATGATCCTCGGCATCAGCCACCGCACCGTGCAAAAACATCTGGAGCGGATCTACATCAGACTTGGAGTCGAGAATCGGCATGCAGCCATGGCTGTGGCACTGGAAGTACTGCAGCGGGATAGAAATGGAAAGAGCTACGACTGA
- a CDS encoding DUF86 domain-containing protein (MaGe:77308619) — translation MTARRASFSQAIVRFNEALRAPETDLSRDAAIQRFEFCFELAWKAIQEQARIEGLDCQSPKGCLKLAYKNGWIGDESGWLAMLEDRNRTAHTYDEALAKDVYRRLSAHLPLLHTLDAYLQNAQG, via the coding sequence ATGACCGCACGGCGCGCTAGTTTCAGCCAGGCCATCGTGCGCTTCAACGAAGCCCTCAGGGCTCCTGAAACAGACCTCAGCCGCGATGCCGCCATCCAGCGATTTGAGTTTTGCTTCGAGCTGGCCTGGAAAGCCATCCAAGAACAAGCCCGGATTGAAGGGCTCGATTGTCAATCGCCGAAAGGCTGCCTCAAGCTTGCCTACAAGAACGGATGGATCGGAGATGAGTCCGGGTGGCTTGCCATGCTCGAAGACCGAAACCGCACCGCCCACACATATGATGAAGCCCTCGCCAAAGACGTGTATCGCCGCCTCTCAGCCCATCTCCCCCTGCTGCACACGTTGGACGCATACCTGCAAAACGCGCAAGGATAA
- a CDS encoding hypothetical protein (Evidence 4 : Unknown function but conserved in other organisms; MaGe:77308622), with the protein MKAVTLRNLPASLDRTIRQRAKKKGVSVNKVVISLLQDHLGESEARPVRRYHDLDALAGSWSKQEAEAFEKTLARQRAIDPEEWK; encoded by the coding sequence ATGAAAGCGGTCACATTGAGAAATCTTCCAGCTTCGCTGGATCGCACAATCCGTCAGCGGGCGAAGAAAAAGGGCGTGAGCGTCAATAAGGTGGTGATCAGTCTTTTGCAGGATCACCTCGGCGAATCGGAGGCACGGCCGGTGCGTCGGTATCATGATCTGGACGCCCTGGCCGGATCATGGAGCAAGCAGGAGGCCGAAGCATTCGAAAAGACGCTTGCCCGGCAGCGCGCCATCGATCCGGAGGAGTGGAAGTGA
- a CDS encoding Ribonuclease VapC (MaGe:77308621), whose translation MSRILLDTSAYSAFMRGDIAVKEAIQTAEAIFLNPVVLGELRVGFLRGRARQKNEERLKQVLASSRVSIVPVDEDTAERYAVILNGLWTAGTPIPTNDMWIAASAMQYGLTVVTTDAHFIKIPQILVSHTSPAKSSL comes from the coding sequence GTGAGCCGGATCTTACTCGACACCTCGGCCTACTCTGCATTTATGCGCGGCGATATTGCGGTGAAAGAGGCGATTCAGACGGCGGAGGCAATCTTTCTCAACCCCGTGGTGTTGGGGGAGTTACGGGTTGGATTCTTGCGGGGGCGAGCCAGGCAGAAAAATGAAGAGCGGTTGAAGCAGGTCTTGGCATCATCGAGAGTTTCGATTGTGCCCGTGGATGAAGACACGGCGGAGCGATATGCGGTGATTCTGAACGGTCTATGGACGGCCGGAACACCGATTCCCACCAACGATATGTGGATTGCCGCCTCGGCCATGCAGTACGGCTTGACGGTGGTGACTACGGATGCCCACTTCATCAAGATTCCTCAAATACTCGTGTCTCATACATCGCCTGCCAAGTCATCGTTGTGA
- a CDS encoding hypothetical protein (Evidence 5 : Unknown function; MaGe:77308620), with the protein MEQVTVRWFGTHEFGEVFAVLQSEALTWLVQVRGLRGSDRLGGGVFPDVRSRMCSC; encoded by the coding sequence TTGGAACAGGTGACGGTGCGCTGGTTCGGCACGCATGAATTCGGAGAGGTCTTTGCCGTGCTCCAGTCAGAGGCGTTGACGTGGCTGGTTCAGGTACGGGGCCTGCGCGGTTCGGATAGGCTTGGTGGGGGTGTCTTTCCTGATGTAAGGTCAAGGATGTGTAGTTGTTGA
- a CDS encoding HTH luxR-type domain-containing protein (MaGe:77308628) — protein MERLTSKQLRQVSEFLRQLYQLRTHEEFTSHLIAALPTITEGEFTSYNEYPADGKAIVYKSDQLPYCPDPSHYATVLQTHLQEHPVVTHWRTTQEESAQIISDFVQPSQFRATTLYNEFYKPLKMSYLLFMGLKADNKRLLSISRHRHDREFRESDKTVFNAIRPHLQQALKNALTVTHLHDQLAAMDLAMEAGHRAMLSVSADGRIHVAAPYAHALLAQYGMGLKHGADWLPPVLRAWLRRQIRHLTTTDDVAPSIAPLTVTGQAGTLTIRLIPKGSQYLLTLKEDRSPTPPNLRHLGVSARETEILGWVVQGKTNPEIGIILGISRRTVQKHLERIYLKLGVENRHAAISLALSSMPGGA, from the coding sequence ATGGAACGGCTGACCAGCAAACAGCTACGGCAGGTCTCAGAGTTTCTACGCCAGCTTTATCAACTGCGTACGCACGAGGAATTTACCAGTCACCTGATCGCCGCGTTGCCAACGATTACGGAAGGAGAGTTCACCTCCTACAATGAATATCCAGCGGATGGCAAAGCCATTGTCTACAAATCTGACCAACTCCCCTACTGCCCCGATCCATCACATTATGCGACGGTGCTTCAGACTCACCTCCAGGAGCATCCCGTCGTCACACATTGGCGCACCACACAAGAGGAGTCTGCGCAGATCATTTCTGATTTCGTCCAGCCCAGCCAATTTCGCGCGACGACGCTATACAACGAATTCTACAAACCGCTCAAAATGTCCTACCTCCTCTTCATGGGGCTCAAGGCCGACAACAAAAGGCTACTATCGATCAGTCGGCATCGTCACGACAGAGAGTTTCGCGAGTCCGACAAAACGGTCTTCAATGCCATTCGACCCCATCTCCAACAAGCGCTGAAAAACGCGTTAACCGTGACTCATCTGCACGACCAACTGGCCGCCATGGATCTGGCCATGGAAGCCGGACATCGTGCGATGCTCTCGGTGTCCGCCGACGGGCGCATCCACGTGGCCGCGCCTTATGCCCACGCGCTGCTCGCGCAATACGGCATGGGGCTGAAACACGGCGCGGATTGGCTGCCGCCAGTGTTGCGAGCCTGGCTGCGCCGCCAGATCAGACACCTCACCACGACTGACGACGTCGCCCCTTCGATCGCACCGCTGACGGTCACTGGCCAAGCAGGGACGCTGACGATCCGATTAATTCCCAAGGGATCGCAGTATCTACTGACATTGAAGGAAGATCGCTCACCGACGCCGCCGAACCTTCGCCATCTGGGGGTGAGCGCCAGGGAAACGGAAATCCTCGGCTGGGTCGTCCAGGGCAAGACAAATCCGGAGATCGGCATCATCCTCGGCATCAGCCGCCGCACGGTGCAAAAGCATTTGGAGCGCATCTATCTGAAACTTGGCGTCGAAAATCGACATGCCGCGATCAGTCTCGCGCTCTCTTCCATGCCAGGTGGTGCCTAA
- a CDS encoding Undecaprenyl-phosphate N-acetylglucosaminyl 1-phosphate transferase (MaGe:77308633): protein MATQVIERDLPVSVNARPWKWMTPAMIASLIGAVVLAVPAVRDSFQLEGLRWLYVLLLAFLGSYALTPVMTQISHRWNLVDIPTERKIHAHPTPRLGGVAVYAGFVGSVLMNSILPDWMTAIMLAGSLLLLVGVIDDIRELPASSKLVVQLVAAGMVIASGKVLTLFPAGVAGDAANMLLTLLWIVGITNAFNFFDGMDGLATGLAILMAGFMGLVAFETNQPGLGWLALAVIGACAGFFPYNFRGTRPAKIFLGDGGSTFLGFTLACLAVKGNWADSSPLVSFSNPLLIFGVLIYDMVHITVERVVTGKVHSVKEWLDYVGKDHLHHRLERALGSRQASVAMIFLLTICLGLSAMALRHAGLQEAVFLLAQAGLIVAMITLLEVSGRRR from the coding sequence ATGGCAACGCAAGTAATCGAGAGGGATCTGCCGGTTTCCGTCAACGCGCGTCCATGGAAATGGATGACGCCGGCGATGATTGCGTCGTTGATCGGAGCGGTTGTGCTGGCGGTGCCGGCGGTTCGCGATTCGTTTCAGCTGGAGGGGCTGCGCTGGCTCTATGTGCTGCTGCTGGCCTTTCTCGGGAGTTACGCCCTCACGCCGGTGATGACGCAGATTAGCCATCGCTGGAATCTTGTCGATATTCCGACCGAGCGAAAAATTCATGCGCATCCGACGCCCCGGCTCGGAGGCGTGGCGGTGTATGCGGGCTTTGTCGGGTCCGTGCTGATGAATTCGATCTTGCCGGACTGGATGACGGCGATTATGCTGGCGGGATCGCTGCTGCTGCTGGTCGGGGTCATCGACGATATCCGCGAATTGCCGGCGTCCTCGAAACTTGTCGTGCAGCTGGTGGCGGCCGGGATGGTCATCGCGTCGGGTAAAGTGCTCACGCTCTTTCCAGCAGGCGTCGCCGGGGATGCGGCGAATATGCTGCTGACCTTGCTCTGGATCGTCGGCATTACGAACGCGTTTAATTTCTTCGACGGCATGGACGGCTTGGCTACCGGGTTGGCGATCCTCATGGCGGGGTTTATGGGACTGGTGGCGTTCGAGACCAACCAGCCGGGGTTAGGGTGGCTCGCGCTGGCCGTCATCGGCGCCTGCGCCGGGTTCTTTCCCTATAATTTCAGAGGCACTCGGCCGGCCAAGATCTTCCTCGGCGATGGCGGTTCGACTTTTCTCGGCTTCACGCTGGCCTGCTTGGCGGTGAAGGGGAATTGGGCCGATTCGAGTCCGCTCGTCTCCTTCAGCAATCCGTTGCTGATCTTCGGCGTGCTGATCTACGACATGGTTCACATTACTGTCGAGCGGGTGGTCACCGGGAAGGTGCATTCCGTGAAAGAGTGGCTGGATTATGTGGGGAAAGACCACCTGCATCACCGCTTAGAGCGCGCGTTGGGGTCCCGTCAGGCCAGCGTCGCGATGATTTTCCTGCTCACGATTTGCCTGGGGCTTTCCGCAATGGCGCTCCGTCATGCCGGCCTTCAAGAAGCCGTCTTTCTGCTCGCCCAGGCCGGGTTGATCGTGGCGATGATTACGCTGCTGGAAGTCAGCGGTCGCCGCCGGTAG